The genomic window CAGGTCCAGTCGAAGGTGAGGTTGGTGAAGGGCGTCTGGGTGCCCCACCGGCTGGGGACGTTGAGGTTGAAGATGAGCTCCTGCATGCACTGGAGGACGTCCTCGTACTCCATGCGGTCGAGGCGGACGAAGGGCGCCATGTAGGTGTCGAAGGAGCTGAAGGCCTGGGCGCCGGCCCACTCGTTCTGGAGGGTGCCGAGGAAGTTGACGATCTGGCCGACGGCGCTGGAGAAGTGGCGCGGCGGGCGGCAGGCGATCTTGCCGGGGATGCCGTTGAAGCCCTGCTGGAGGAGGGACTTGAGGGACCAGCCGGCGCAGTAGCCGGAGAACATGTCGAGGTCGTGGATGTGGAGGTCGCCGGCGCGGTGGGCGTCGCCGGCCTCCTGGGAGTAGATCTGGGAGAGCCAGTAGTTGGCGATGACCTTGCCGGAGGTGTTGAGGATCATCCCGCCGAGCGAGTAGCCCTGGTTGGCGTTGGCGTTGACGCGCCAGTCGGAGCGGTCGAGGTACTCGGTGATGGTGGCGACGGCGTCGACCTGCGGGCGCGAGCCGTGGGCCACGGCGGAGTCGGCGGAGCCTCGGGCGACGAGGGCGGGCTCGGCGGTGGGGACGCCGACGGCGGGGGCGGCATCGGCGCGAGAGGCGGCGGGGCTGGTGGCGGGGGTCTGACGGGTTTCGGACACGGGGTTCTCCATCGATGACGTGGTGGGCATGGTCAGGAGCGGGATGTGCGCGTGCCGACGACGTCGGGGCGGGCCGGGCGGCGGCCGTGGCGGCTGCGTCCGGGCGGGCCCGTGGGCGCCGGCGGTGGCGCCGCCGCGCATCCTCCGGGAGCGACCCGGGGCGGCGGCGCCGAGGTCGACAGTACAACCGAATGAGTCCGGTTGGGCACATCATCCAGTGGGTGAGTGCCATGATGACCACTAGATGTTGTGGTGTGACGATCGGTTGTCACTGGAATAAGCCGCACTTTCCGGCGCGATCGACGACCGGGCCCACCCCCGCACCACGTGATCGGCGTCACGAAACTCGCCCGACGACGTCGGCGCCCAGGCGTGTCGCGCCGGGACCGGACCGAGCCGCCCGGCCGTGCGACACAGCGGCAGACATCCTCGGCAAACGGTGGCGCCGTCGGCGTCGTCCTCTGCCGAGGATGTCTGCCTCTGCAAGCCGGAACCCCGCGGACCGAGCCGGGACGTCCGGGTCCGGAACGCCCGAGCCCGTGTCCTAAGGTGTCGCCCTGGAGCTCGACGAGGAGACGGACGTGGACGATGCCGGCAGCGCGCTGACGCACAAGGACGTGCTGGCGCTGGACGTCGCTCGCCTCTACCACGAGGCCGGCCTCACCCAGGCCGAGGTCGCCGAGCGGGTCCACCTCTCGCGCCCCACCGTCTCCAAGCTCCTGTCCTACGCCCAGCGCCGGGGCTTCGTCCGCATCGAGGTGTGGGACCCGCGCGAGCACGATGAGGCCGTCATCGCGGCCCTCCTCGACCGCTTCGACCTCACCGAGGTCCGTCTCGTCGCCACCCATCCCCACCTGCCCGGCCAGGCACGTGCGGCCCTCGCCGCTCAGGGGGCGGACCTGCTCACCGCGCTCGTCCGCGACGGCGACGTCGTCGCGGTCCAGGGATCGGCCGTGCTCGCCGACGTCGTGCGCTGCCTCGCGCCCGCCCACCTGCGGTCCGTCCGGGTCGTGCAGATGGCCCGGAGCCTCTCGGAGTGCCTCACCGGCCGCGAGGAGACGTCGTCCCCCGCGCTCCTGGCGAGCACGCTCGGTGCGCAGGCGACGCCCCTGCCCTGCCCGCTCATCGCGCCGTCGGTCCCGGAGGCGAACAGGCTGCGCTCGTCCTCCCCGCTCCGGGAGGCCCTTGCGCTCATCCCCGAGGCCCGGGTCGCCGTCTTCACCGCGACCTCGGCCGAGCGCTTCGCGCCGCTCACCGACCGCCTCGGCCTGTCGCAGGAGGACGCCGAGTCCCTCCGGCACCACGCGGCCGGCGAGCTCTGCGCACGGATCATCGACGCCGACGGCTGCGTCTGCCTCCCCGACCTCAACAACCGCACTCTCGGCGTCTCCCTCACCGAGCTGAGGCACATCGAGCAGAAGGTGCTCCTCGCCTGCGGACGGGACTGCGCGCCCGTCGTCCGAGCGGCGCTGTCCAGCGGGTACGTCGATCGCCTCGTCGTCGACGTCGCGACCGCCCGGCAGGTGCTGGCGCTCGACGCGGCCTGAGCCCGGCACATTCGTGCCACCACCGCACCTCTGGTCGACCTGACCGCCCCATCAGGAGGACGATCGCCACCTTTCCTCGGAACGGCGCCGTTTTCCGCAGCTGCCGCGTTCTGCCCGCCTCCCTTCCGACGCCCGACGCCCGCGCCGTAGCCTCCCTGGCACCGCCCCGTACCCACGGGCGGATGAACAAAGGAGTTCACATGACACGAGCGTCCCTCATCGATCACACGCTCCTGGCCCCGACCGCGGGCCGCAAGGCGGTGACGGCCCTCTGCCGGGAGGCCGTCGACCTGGGAATGGCGTCCGTGTGCGTCAACCCCGTGCACGTACCCCTCGCCGCCGAGCTCGTCGCAGGGTCAGGAGTGGCCGTCTGCACGGTCATCGACTTCCCCTTCGGCGCGAGCAGCACCCGCTCCAAGGCGGAGCAGACGCGGATCGCCGTCGACGACGGCGCCACGGAGGTCGACATGGTCGTCCCTCTCGGCGCCGTCAAGGAGCACGACTGGGACCGCGTCGAGCAGGACGTGCGCGGCGTCGTCGAGGCCGCCGGCGCCGACGTCACCGTCAAGGTCATCCTCGAGACCTGCCTCCTCGACGACGAGGAGATCACGCGCGCCTGCGACTGCACCCAGGCGGCCGGCGCCGACTTCGTCAAGACCTCGACCGGGTACTCGACCGGCGGCGCGACCGTCCACGCCGTCGAGGTCATGCACCGCGCGGTCGGAGGCAGCCTCGGGATCAAGGCCTCCGGCGGGATCCACTCGCCCGAGGAGATGAGCGCCATGCTCGCCGCGGGCGCCACCCGCATCGGCGCCTCCGCGGGCCGGGCCCTCCTCGCGCAGGAGGAGCAGGCATGAGCACCACCGTCGTCGAGACCCCGCGCTCGCGCGGTCTCATCCCGAACCGGACCCGTCAGCTCTCCGACGGCTACCTCGACCGGACCCCGATCTTCCAGTACATCCTGCTGTCGATCTGCTTCCCGATGTGGGGCGCGGCGGCCTCGCTCAACGACATCCTCATCACCCAGTTCAAGTCGTTGTTCACCCTGTCCGACTTCGCCTCCGCCTTCGTCCAGTCGGCCTTCTACGGCGGCTACTTCGTGCTGGCGATCCCCGCCTCCCGGATCATCCGCCGCTGGAGCTACAAGACCGGCATCCTCGTGGGCCTGACCTTCTACATCGTGGGTTGCACGATGTTCTTCCCGGCCTCCCGCATGGCCACCTACTCGGTGTTCCTCGCCGCGATCTTCGCGATCGCCGTCGGGCTGTCCTTCCTCGAGACCTCCTGCAACACGTACTCGTCGATGATCGGGCCGAAGCGCCTGTCCACGCTGCGCCTCAACATCTCGCAGACCTTCTACCCGATCGGCTCCATCGCCGGCATCCTCATGGGCAAGTACCTCATCTTCACCGAGGGCGCGTCCCTGCACGAGCAGCTCCAGGGACTCTCCCCGGCGGAGGCCCACGAGCTGAGCCAGCAGATGCTTCTGCGCACGCTCCAGCCCTACCGCTTCCTCGTCATCGTCCTGCTCCTCCTGCTCGTCGTCGTCGCGCTCACGCAGATGCCGGCCTGCAAGCCGCAGCACGAGACCGTCTCGGGCACGGCCAAGGACCAGGCCACCATCGGGGAGACGCTGAGCTACCTGGCGCGCAACGGGCGCTTCCGTCGAGGCATCGTCACCCAGTTCCTCTACGTCGGCATGCAGACGGCGGTGTGGTCCTTCACCATCCGTCTGGCGCTCAACCTCGACCACTCGCTCAACGAGCGCAGCGCCTCGAACTTCATGATCTTCGCCTTCGTGGCCTTCTTCCTCGGCAAGTTCCTGGCGAACATCCTCATGACGCGCCTCGACGAGAACCTCGTGCTCGTCGGCTACTCGGCCGCCGGCGTCATCGCGCTGCTTTACGTGGTCCTCGCGCCGAACATCTCCGCGGTGTACGCCGCGATCCTCGTCTCCGGCCTGTTCGGCCCCTGCTGGGCGACGATCTACGCCCGCACTCTGGACTCGATCGAGGACAAGCGCCACACGGAGACCGGCGGCGCCGTCATCGTCATGGCCATCATCGGCGGCGCCGTCATCCCGGCGCTCCAGGGCCTCATCTCGGACACGGTCGGATCGATGCAGGTCTCCTTCACGATCAACATCGTCTGCTTCACCGCCGTCCTCCTGTACTTCCTGTCCGAGCACCGCCGCTCGCGCAGCACCGCACCGACCACCACCACCGGGGAGAAGGCCTGACCATGATCACGATCCCGCTCGACCAAGCACTGTTCACCTCCGAGCCCGCCGTCGTCGCACGCTCCGGAGCCGTCACCGCGACGGCCCACCGCTACGGCAGCGGCGTCGCAGCCCTCACCCTCGAGACCGCGCGCACCCGCGTCGAGCTCCTGCCGTTCATGGGCCAGATCATCTGGGACGCCGTCGTCGACGGCACCAGCCTGCGGATGGACAACATGTTCCACGAGCCCGTCCCGGCCACGGAGATCACCCAGACCTACGGGTGCTTCGCCTTCCACTCCGGGCTCCTCTCCGCCGGCTGCCCCTCCCCCGAGGACGACCACCCCCTGCACGGCGAGTTCTCCTGCGCCCCGATGCAGGAGGCACGGCTCGAGATCGATGACGACGCCGCCCGCGTCGTCTCCCGGTACGAGTACGTCATGGGCTTCGGGCACCACTACGAGGCCCGTCCGTGGGTCCGCGTGAGCGCGGGCTCCACCACCTTCGACATCGGCATGGAGGTCGAGAACCTCTCCGCCTACGCGCCCATGCCGCTGCAGTACATGTGCCACATGAACTACGCCTTCGTGCCCGGCGGGAGGATGACGCAGAACCTCCCGGAGGGAGCCTTCGAGCTGCGCCGCTCCGTCCCCGCGCACGTCCGCCCCACCCCGGAGTGGACCCGTCTCAACGAGGACATCCTCGCGGGCCGCCTCGACGCGGACTCCCTCGTCGGCGCGGAGGCCTTCGACCCCGAGATCGTGTACTTCGCGGACGACCTTCCCCGCTTCGGGGAGGACCTGGAGTTCACGCTCACCTCCCCGGAGGGGCGCGCCTTCGTCACCCGCTTCTCGTCGCACGACTTCCCCGTGGCGACGCGGTGGATCCTGCACAACCCCGACCAGAAGGTGGCAGCCTTCGTGCTGCCCGGAACCTCGAGGCCCGAGGGGCGGCTCGCCGCGGAGGCCGCCGGCACCCTCATCAGCCTCGAGGCCGGCCGCACCCGCCGCTTCGTCGTCACCACCGGTCTCAAGGAGGACTGACATGGCTAGCCGCTGCGACTGCGTACCCGGTGCCGACGATCCCCGGATCGCGGTGATCGGCTCCAACATGGTCGACCTCATCTCCTACATCCGGCGCATGCCGCACGAGGGCGAGACCCTCGAGGCCCCCGACTTCGCCATGGGCTGCGGGGGCAAGGGCGCCAACCAGGCCGTGGCGGCTTCCCGCCTCGGCTCCAAGGTGCTCATGGTGACGAGGGTGGGGAACGACATCTTCGCCGAGAACACGATCGCGAACTTCAGGCGGAACGGCATCGACACGACCTACGTGCTGCCGACCGACGCGACGAGCGGCGTCGCCCCGATCTTCGTCGACGAGGAGTCGCACAACTCGATCCTCATCATCAAGGGGGCGAACGCTCTGCTCTCGCCCGCCGACCTCGCCGCCGCGGAGGCCGACGTCGCCCGCTGCCGTCTCATCGTGCTCCAGCTGGAGATCCCCCTCGAGACCGTGTACGCGGCGATCGACATGGGCCACCGGCTCGGGATCCCCGTGCTCCTCAACCCGGCCCCGGCGCAGCCCGACCTCCTCCTCGAGCGGGTCCGCGGGTGCGACTTCCTCGTCCCGAACGAGTCCGAGCTCTCCCTGCTGACGGGGATGCCCGTGGACACCGAGCAGGACGTGCGCCGGGCGGCCTCGGTGCTCCACCGGGCGGGCGTGCGCCACGTCGTCGTCACGCTCGGCTCGCGGGGCGTCCTGTGGCTGAGCGACGAGGGCGAGGAGCTCCTGCCGGCCACGAGCGCCCACGCGCTGGACACCACCGGCGCCGGGGACGCGTTCATCGGCTGCTTCAGCCACGTCCTGGTCGAGACCGGCGACATCCGCGAGGCCATCGTCCAGGCCAACGTGTACGCGGGGGACTCCGTGACCAAGCGCGGCACCCAGACCTCCTACGCCACGGCTGAGGAGTTCGCCCGGGTCCGCGCCGAGCTCGAGCGCTGACGCCTGCGGGCTCTCAGCCGTCCCGCACAGAGGCAGACGTCCTCGGCAAACGGTGGCGCCGTCGGCGTCGCCGTGCGCCGAGGACGTCTGCCTCTGTGCCGGTGAGCCGGCTGACGGGCGGGCACCCCAGCGAGCGCGGCCGGGACGTCCGCACCACCGCCCGCCGGCGCGACTCCATACGATGTCCCCATGCCCACGACCGCGCCGCCGCTCACCGGGGAGCTCCACGTCGAGCACTCCTCCCCCGCCCGGGGGCTGAGCGCGGAGCAGTACGTCTACGAGATCGGCTCGTACCACTACAACTGGCACACGGCCCTCGAGGTGCTCGTGGTCGTCACCGGGCGCATCGAGGTCTGCGTCGCTGGCACGGCCACCACCTACGAGCCGGGCGACGTCATCGTCATCAACGCCAACGAGGGCCACGCGACCCTCGCCACCCAGCCGCGATCCACCGTCATGTGCCTGCACGTGTCGGCCGACTACCTGTCCTCCTTCACCGACGACGGCGCCGTCCCCCACTTCGACTGCCGCTCCACCGCCGCGACCCGCCCCCAGCCCGGCTTCGCCCGCCTCCGCACCCTCTTGGCCCGGATGATGATCGACGCCCACCGCACCGGACCGGGCGCCGACGCCGCCTGGGAGTCCCGGCTGCTCGACGTCGTCGCCGTCCTCTTCAACCACTTCCCGCCCACGAAGGCCGAGCCGAATGCCCCCGAGCCCGGCTCGGCGGAGAACAACCGGGCGCTGCGCCGCGCCGTCGACTACGTGGACGGGTCCTTCCGCGAGCGCGTCACCCTCGATCGGCTCGCCAAGCACGTCGGCTTCTCCCCGGGCTACCTCTCCCAAGTGTTCCCCCAGCAGGTGGGACTGACCTTCTCCGAGTACCTCACGCGGGTGCGGCTGCGGCAGGCGGTACGCGACCTCGGCGAGACCGACCACCTCATCGCGCAGGTGGCCGCGGACGCGGGCTTCCCGGACGTCAAGGCCTTCAACACGGCCTTCCGCCGGACCTTCGGGCGCACGCCGAGCGCCTACCGCCAGCTGCTCACGGCGGACACGGCGGCCGCCGACTCGGTCTTCCACAAGCGCTACGTCTCGCGCTCCGATGAGGACGTGAGCCGGGTGCTGCGCGCCTGGTCGGTGTCCACGCAGGAACTCGTCGACGACGACGCCCCCTGCGAGACGGCGGCGCGCCTGGCGCGCTCGTCCCCGGTGGACGAGGCCCTCGAGCTGACGCGCGCCCTGGCGGCGCGGCTCCAGCAGATCGTCGAGGACGACGAGCGCTGAGCGCGAGCCGGGCGCTGGCCGCTTCGGTCCGGTCGGCGGCAGGCGACGCGTCGCTGGCCCCTCGCGCCCGCCTCCGCTGCCGCACCCTCGGGGAGCCGACCGGCCACACCAGCTCGGAACTGTCCAAAACTCGCCACTTCAAACCCGACGCACCCGGCTCGCGCGACCCGCTTCCGCGGAATCCCGCGGTTCTTCCGCGGGACGGTTGAGCCGTCGCCTCTAGAAGTTGCGAGTTCTGGACAGTTCTCGGCGGACCACGCCCCGGACGCCTTCCGGCCCCGCCTCCAGACCGGGTGAATCCTCAGGTCGGACCTCCTGCCGGCCGGCCTCGAAAGCCGGTGCGCCGCCCCGCAGAACGGCGTCGTTCCAACGGGAACGCACCGTGCGCCGTCGGGCGGATCCTCATCCGCCGCCCCTCCCGGCACCGCTGCGACAGGCCCGCCGTCGGGACCACCGTCCCAGGCCGGCGGATGACCGATCGGAAGGACCAACTGCTCCCATCGGAGGAGTCTTCATCGCGTACCGAAACCCCAGGTTCGCGAAGGAGCCACCGTGACCGCCATCGACATCGCCGGCGTCAGCACCGAGGGCAAGAGCCCGATCGCCGAGATCGACGACGAGAAGCTCGCCGAGCTCTCCGACGTCGTCGCCCGCTTCACCTCCGTCGTCTCCCGTCGTCTCCCCGACGACGTCACGGCGCAGCTCAAGACGCTCGCCGAGGAGGAGACCAACCCCATGGCGACGATGATCTACAACACCATGCAGAAGAACCAGTCGCTCGCGGCTGAGCTCAAGCGCCCCTCCTGCCAGGACACGGGCCTCGTGCAGATCTTCGCCACAGTCGGCTCCCACTTCCCCTACATGGACGGCCTCGCCGAGGCCCTCAAGGCCTCCATCGCCGAGGCCACCAAGATGGCGCCGCTGCGCCACAACACCGTCGAGACCTTCGACGAGTACAACACCGGCACGAACGTCGGCTCCCACGCAGACTCCAAGTCCCCGTGGATCTACTGGGACGTCGCCGAGGGCCGCGACGACCTCACCCTCCACGTCTACCTCGCCGGCGGCGGCTGCTCCCTGCCCGGCCAGGGCAAGACCCTCATGCCCGGCGAGGGCTACGAGGGCGCCATGAAGTTCGTCCTCGACGTCATGACCTCCTACGGCCTCAACGCCTGCCCGCCGCTCCTCGTGGGCGTCGGCATCGGCTCTTCCATCGACGCCGCCTCCTACATGTCCAAGCTGGCGCTCATGCGGCCCGTCGGCTCGCACGCCTCCAACCCGAAGGTCGCGCAGCTCGAGGACGACCTCCAGGAGGCCATCGACTCGATCGGTCTCGGCCCCCAGGGCCTGGGCGGCTCCCGCTCCACGATGGGCGTCAACATCGAGAACTCCGCCCGTCACCCCTCCGTCCTGTCGGTCGCCGTCAACACCGGCTGCTGGTCGCACCGCCGCGGCACGATCCACTTCGACAAGGACCTGGGCTACGAGTTCCTCACCCACAAGGGCGTCGAACTCTGAGCCCACTGCGCCGCTTGGGCCCCACGGGCGAGAGCCCCGGGGCCGAGGGCGGCGCCACGTCGACGACGACACCACCACTGCACGGCTTCACTGAGAACGAGGACCAGACCCATGACTGACACCGCCACCGCCACCAGCACCGAGGCGCGCGAGGCCACCGACGCCGAGAAGCGCGAGGCCGAGGCCGCCGCCGAGGCCGCGACCGGCCGCACCATCACCCTGACCACCCCCATCAAGCGCGAGGACATCGAGGACATCAAGGTCGGTGACGTCATCTTCCTCGACGGTCACATCACGACCTGCCGCGACGTCGCCCACCGCCGCCTCATCGAGTACGGGCGCGAGCTGCCCGTCGACATCAACGAGGGCGCCATCCTCCACGCCGGCCCGATCATCCGCGTCGTCGACGAGGAGAAGGACGAGTTCGAGGTCGTCTCCGTCGGCCCGACCACCTCGATGCGCATGGAGAAGTTCGAGGAGGAGTTCATCGAGAAGACCGGTGTCCGCCTCATCGTCGGCAAGGGCGGCATGGGTCCGGGCACCGAGGCCGGCTGCGAGAAGTACGGCGCCCTGCACTGCGTGTTCCCCGCCGGCAACGCTGTCATCGCGGCGACCGAGGTCGAGGAGGTCGAGGGCGCGGAGTGGCGCGACCTGGGCATGCCGGAGACCCTGTGGACCTTCCGCGTCAAGCAGTTCGGCCCGCTCATCGTCTCGATCGACGCCCACGGCAACAACATCTTCGAGCAGCAGAAGGTCACCTACAACCAGCGCAAGGAAGAGGCGCTGGCCAAGCTCAACGAGAAGGTCCGGTACATCAAGTGAACCTCCTCGACGCCGTGCGCCCCGGCCGCAAGGGCGCTGACACCCCCGCGGCCGCGGGCGGCGACGTCGAGACCGGCGCCGTCGAACAGAGCGCGACGGAGCCGAGCGCCATCGAGCCGGCCGCCGTCGACGGCGGGGCGACGGGCGCCCACGAGGCCGTCCCGACCCCGCAGGACCCGCCGCGCATCGGGCTGGGCCACGAGACCAAGCCCTGGGCCCTGGCCGTCAGCCTCATCATCGGGCTGGGCCTGTGGCTCGTCCCGGCGCCGTCGGGCCTCACCGCCCCCGCCTGGCACCTCTTCGCGATCTTCCTCGCGACGATCGTCGGCATCATCCTCAAGGCCGCCCCCATGGGCGCCCTGTCCATCATTGCGATGGCCGTGTGCGCCGCGACCGGCGTCCTCGCCCCCGACGGCGACTCCGGCGACAAGGTCTCCGCGGCCCTGTCCGGCTTCTCCAACGGCACGATCTGGCTCATCGTCTCCGCCTTCTTCGCGGCCCGCGCCGTCATCGCCTCCGGGCTCGGCGAGCGCCTCGCCTACCTCTTCGTCAAGGTCTTCGGTAAGTCGACCATCGGCCTGGCCTACGGCCTCGGCCTCGCCGACCTCGTCACGAGCCCCGCGATCCCGTCGAACACGGCGCGCTCCGGCTACGTGTACCCCGTCATGATAAGCGTGGCGAAGGCCTTCGGCTCCGAGCCGGACTCCAAGGAGAGCCGCAGGAAGCTCGGCACCTACCTGGCGATGACGACCTACAACCTCAACCTGGCCGTCTCCGTCATCTTCTTCACTGGCGCCGCCCCGAACGCCATGAGCGCCAAGCTCGCCGAGGCCGCCGGCGTCACCGGGGTCAACTGGCCCGGCTGGCTCATGGCCTCCGTCGTGCCCGGCATGGTGGGCGTCATCGTCGTGCCGCTCGTCATCTACGCGATGAACAAGCCGACGATCCGCCGCACCCCCGACGCCGCCGCCATGGCCTCGCGCGAGCTCAAGCGGCTCGGCAAGGTCACCGCCCACGAGTGGGTCACCCTCGGCGTCTTCGTCATGATGATCATCCTGTGGGTCATGGGCGACTCCTTCATGAGCGCCACCACCGTGGCCCTGCTGGGGCTCGGTGCGCTGCTGCTCACCGGGGCCCTCACCTGGGACCAGATGAAGGCCGAGAAGTCCGCCTGGGACACCCTCACGTGGTTCGCGGCCCTCGTCATGATGGGCACCTACCTCAACGACCTCGGCTTCATCGGCTGGCTCGGCGACAACGTCGGCGCCCACATGCACGGCATGAGCGAGCTCGTCGCCTTCGCGGTCCTCACCGGGGTCTACGCCCTCACGCACTACCTCTTCGCCTCGGGCACCGCGCACACGGCCTCGATGTTCGGCGTGTTCCTCGGGGTCGGGCTGGCGCTCGGTCTGCCGGGCGTGCCGCTCACCGTGTTCCTCGGCGCCATCCCGACCCTCATGGGCTGCCTCACCCACTACGGCAACGGCCCCGCGCCGCTGTACTTCGGGTCCGGGTACGTCGAGCTCGGCGCCTGGTGGCGGACCGGCTTCGTGGTCGGCCTCGTGCACATGGCGATCTGGCTGGTCATCGGCCCGCTGTGGTGGAGCGTCATCGGGGTGTGGTGAGCGGGGTGTGGCGAGGGGGCGGCACGCCCGGCCCCACACGCAGCCTCAGCACCTTCCTCGCAGAAGCAGACATCCTCGGCAAACTGTGGCGACGTCGCCGCCGCAGTTTGCCGAGGATGTCTGCTTCTGTGCCGGCGAGCCGGTGGGCGTCCGCCGTGGCACCGATCGGGTGCGGCCGCAAACTGTGCTCTCGTCCGGCCGTCCACCGGTCGCGGCCGCAAACCGAGCACTCGTTGGCAAACCGGGCAGCCGTCGGCCGCACACTTTGCCAACGAGCACTCGGTTTGTCCTGAGTCGGGGCGCTCACTCGCAGCCGTAGACCTCCTCGGCAGCGGGAGGCGCCGACGGCGTCGACGGCTGGCAAGAGCGTCTACCGCTGTGCGCGCTGCAAGCGCTGGTGAGGGCTCCATCGGTCATTCCGGACCCCAGACGGGCTCCCTACCTGTCCGCGATACGCCACTGCCGCGCGCGTGCCGCCGCGGCGAACTGCGGGACACCGCACCGTGCCAGGTGCTCCAGGAGGGCATTCAGATCGACAGGAGGCCGCCGACTGTCCTCCGCCTGTCGACGGACCGCCTCGAGGACGAGATCCGGGGCGAGGTCCAGCTGATCGAGGAGGAACTCGTCCGGTCCGATCGCCCGGATCTCGTAGGGCTCGAGGGCGGTCTGAGGGAAGTCCTTGAGGTTCAAGGTGACGATGACGTCGGCGCGCCCGACGATGGCAGCGGCGAGGACATGCGCGTCGTCGGGGTCCGGGAGGCTGAGCGCGGATAGCAGTCCATCCCAGCCGGAGACCGAGGCGTCCTGGAAGGCTCTGTCCATCAGGTCGGTGCGACGCCGGGCAGCCCCAGCCTGGAGATCGGGATGGACCTCCTCGATCGCCGCGACGGTCTCATCGAGAATCCGTGCACTCCACAGGGAGCGGTAGAGGCCCTGCTCGGCGACCCGCAGGAGCGTGTCCGCGAGCGCGACGGGCACGAGGACGCAGGCGTCCAGCAGGGCGGAGAAACGGGCCATGCCCTGTCAGTCCCTCCCGTGACGAGCTCGACGGAGGGCAGCGTTGTAGTCGGCGGGTTCGTCGTACAGGCCCAGCTCGACGGCGTCCGCGGTCATGTCACTGAGGATGGAGGCCCGCTCCGTCGCCGTCTGCCGCTGGTACGCGACGACGTCCTCGAGGCGGACGCGGCGGTGCCGGCTGGCGCCGGGCTGCACGAAGGGGATACGGCCCGACTCGAGGAGCTTGACGACGGTCGGGCGGCTCACGCCGAGGAAGTCCGCGGCCTCCTGGGTGGTGAGCATCTGGTCAACGGGCGCGATCGTGATCGCCTTGCCGCGCTCCATCGCCCGCACGACATCGACGACGACGTCGAACACCTGCGCCGGCAGGTCCACGACCTGGCCGTCGGGCCCGACGAGGGCCGCTGGCCCGTCCGTCCGCGCGAGGAAGCGCGACAGGTCGAGCATGGGCTCGAGGTCCTCGGGAGGGAGAACCGTCGACGGGGTCTCAGCCGCAGTGGTGGTCATGCACCGACGATATCCGCAATTCGAAAAACTCGAAACCCCCATCGTGGCTGTTCCGCTCGCCATCACC from Actinomyces radicidentis includes these protein-coding regions:
- a CDS encoding PIN domain-containing protein, encoding MARFSALLDACVLVPVALADTLLRVAEQGLYRSLWSARILDETVAAIEEVHPDLQAGAARRRTDLMDRAFQDASVSGWDGLLSALSLPDPDDAHVLAAAIVGRADVIVTLNLKDFPQTALEPYEIRAIGPDEFLLDQLDLAPDLVLEAVRRQAEDSRRPPVDLNALLEHLARCGVPQFAAAARARQWRIADR
- a CDS encoding DASS family sodium-coupled anion symporter, with amino-acid sequence MNLLDAVRPGRKGADTPAAAGGDVETGAVEQSATEPSAIEPAAVDGGATGAHEAVPTPQDPPRIGLGHETKPWALAVSLIIGLGLWLVPAPSGLTAPAWHLFAIFLATIVGIILKAAPMGALSIIAMAVCAATGVLAPDGDSGDKVSAALSGFSNGTIWLIVSAFFAARAVIASGLGERLAYLFVKVFGKSTIGLAYGLGLADLVTSPAIPSNTARSGYVYPVMISVAKAFGSEPDSKESRRKLGTYLAMTTYNLNLAVSVIFFTGAAPNAMSAKLAEAAGVTGVNWPGWLMASVVPGMVGVIVVPLVIYAMNKPTIRRTPDAAAMASRELKRLGKVTAHEWVTLGVFVMMIILWVMGDSFMSATTVALLGLGALLLTGALTWDQMKAEKSAWDTLTWFAALVMMGTYLNDLGFIGWLGDNVGAHMHGMSELVAFAVLTGVYALTHYLFASGTAHTASMFGVFLGVGLALGLPGVPLTVFLGAIPTLMGCLTHYGNGPAPLYFGSGYVELGAWWRTGFVVGLVHMAIWLVIGPLWWSVIGVW
- a CDS encoding helix-turn-helix domain-containing protein, with the translated sequence MTTTAAETPSTVLPPEDLEPMLDLSRFLARTDGPAALVGPDGQVVDLPAQVFDVVVDVVRAMERGKAITIAPVDQMLTTQEAADFLGVSRPTVVKLLESGRIPFVQPGASRHRRVRLEDVVAYQRQTATERASILSDMTADAVELGLYDEPADYNAALRRARHGRD
- the ttdB gene encoding L(+)-tartrate dehydratase subunit beta — protein: MTDTATATSTEAREATDAEKREAEAAAEAATGRTITLTTPIKREDIEDIKVGDVIFLDGHITTCRDVAHRRLIEYGRELPVDINEGAILHAGPIIRVVDEEKDEFEVVSVGPTTSMRMEKFEEEFIEKTGVRLIVGKGGMGPGTEAGCEKYGALHCVFPAGNAVIAATEVEEVEGAEWRDLGMPETLWTFRVKQFGPLIVSIDAHGNNIFEQQKVTYNQRKEEALAKLNEKVRYIK